The Rhodohalobacter sp. SW132 DNA segment TGAACATAGTGATTTTCGGTGGGTGTCATATTGCTGTTCCGCAGATCCCAGCGACCCATCCAGCCAACTCCTGATGATGTGTGTCCATCCGCACCCTGAACATCCGGAGCCGGTATTTCATTACCTTCCTGATCTTCGAACGTTAGGTTATAAACTTTGCTCCATCGAACAAATGGCCCCGTAAACAGGCCCGGGCTAACTTTTTTCAAAACGGTTTGTTCAAGATTAATCTCAGTGAAAAGTATTGTACTCTCATCACTATTCCTGGTATTTGGGCCGATCCCCCAATAGCTGTCCGGGAAGTAGTTTGCAAAATAGTTTCCGTTCAACACCCATCTATCTCCCGGAAAGTTGATATCCGATAACAACCCCAGCAAAATCTGCTTTTTTGTTGTGTAGATTCCCGAAAAAAGTAGACTCGAAGAGCGAGTATCCGTACCGGAACCTGATAATTTGAATTGCGGAACCACAACGGCACCAAACATGAACCCGGTTTCCGGTGTTGAGCCAAGTGCCGGCAGAAACAGAATTTTATTCTTGTAGAGAGAATCGGGTTCTGAGAAGCGATCCTGTGCGGAGCTGCTGATCGGGAAAAATACATTAGCAAGACTCAGTAAACTGATTGAACAGATCATCACTCTCATGGTTAATCTCCAATCGTTTCGTACTTTATTTTTATTTATCAAGCGGCTAAACCGTTCCGGATTTCCCATAAACCTTTCCATTTATTCTATTGAAATATTCATGCTTTCTTCGGGAGCAATAATATGGTTATATACGGCCGGTCTGATCGCCTCCTGCTCAACAGCCATAAGAATATGACCGCCAGACTCATAACTCATCAACATAGATCCCGCAATGGCAGAAGCCGTAAATTCGGCATTGTGATAGAGCTGCAGCAGATCATCTTTTGCATGGATAATAAGGGTCGGTGCCTTGATGGAAGCAATCCGGCCGCCCGGCAGCGTGGCTTCGTTATCAAAGGCAGCCCCTGTTGATCGCGGCGCAGCAGGATTCATAGAGTCGATAAAGTATTCCACCATCTCAAACTGCCCGGGAGTGAGCCCGGCAACGACTTCTTCATCTACTCCAAGTATCCCCATAAACTGTTTTTTGAACAGTTTTGATATTGCCCAGTAAGGAAAATTGTAGGTGAAAATCACCTTCAGAGCATTGCCCTTTTTGTTTGCCCCGGCCTGAAACTCAGATTCTGAAGCTGCCACCCCACACGAGATGCAGGTCAGGGATGATACCCGTTCAGGATAGTTTACAGCAAAAAGCAGCGCCGAAGGACCGCCCTGAGACATGGCTACAACGGCAGCTTTTTCAACCTCCAAATGATCGAGCAGATAGGCATACGCATCGGCCTGGTCATCCCACGTGGCATTTTCCGGAAGTGAAGATCCCAGGTATCCAAAACGGGATGGGATGATCCAGCGAAACTGATCATCCAGTACCGTCTCTGCAATTAGTTCACCCTGATCGAATCCGCCGCCGGCTCCGTGAACGACCAGAACGGGATCACCGGAGACGTTTCCACCTTCCATGTATTCGATATTGCCAAAGGGCGAGGAGATTACGGAGCTCTTTCCGCTGATCCGTTCATATGCCCGGTTCATACTCATCAGGTATGCAACAAAGATCCAGAGTATCAAAATCACACATATGCCTGTTATCCACCATAGAATGACTTTTGCCATTTTATTTCTCCTCCCCATTAAATACCGACTGTTTAATCCTGATCACTTCCCTGTTAAACCGCTCCGGATCTCCCATAAACGGGGCATGTGCCGCTCCTTCAAACACAAATAACGTTTTCCCTTCTGGGGCATCCACAAATTGATAAAACTCTTCGACCAATTTGGCGGGAGTGTTGTAGTCGTTTTCGCCCACAATAAACCATACCGGCACACCGATGGAGGGAACATCCCTGAAAAGGTCAAAATCGCGTAACTCTTGCCACATCGGCCCGCTGCCGCGATTTGCCCCGCGAAGCCATTTTACATAATCACCGATCGTATATTCAATAGCTCCGAATGATATCCAGGCCAGCCGTCCCATTCCGACATCCATGCTGCCACCAAAAGCATCCTTCATTTTTGCGAATGTCACATAGCGATCATGTTCATCGTATAGAGGCGGCCCAAGGTCGTCAAACTTTCTCATTTGCCGGCTTGATCCACGTTCTTCCACCTGCTTACTCAGCCACTCATAAGAAATTTCTTCGGCCCGTTGTGGATGCACAACCTGGGCAACCGAAATAAACCCAAGGTAGTCGTCCGGGTAACGCTGAACGGTAAGTATTCCCAGCTGGGTACCCCATGAGTGACCAAGCAGGAAGATTTTCTCCTGATCAAAGCGCTCTTTCAGATAGGCCGTCAATTCATGAGTATCTTCGATGAAGCGGTTCAGAGACATCGAGTTTTCATCGAATCCTCTGTGGTTCGACTTGCCCGCTCCGCGCTGATCCCAGTGCACCACCACAAACTCTTTTTCCAGATCACGATTGAACGCCCGATGAACCGGCATCTGTGCTGCGCCCGGCCCGCCATGCAGCCAGAGCAGAATTGGGTTTGATCTGTCTTCTCCGCGAATCATGATCCATTGATCCATCCCTCCGATTTCAATTGCAATTAGATCTGAAATGGCGTTCGGCTCATTGATGTCCGAAGTTCTTGCAAAACAGCCTGTTATCATAAAAGACACTGCAATTATGAACAGGAAATGATTCATGACTTTCATAACCGGATTCAGCAATTTTGTTGTTGAATAATTTGATTAACTATATGTAATCAATGAACTACCTCGGGGCAGAGCCCGCGAGGTATCAAATTGGGTCCCATACCTTTTTGGTCGATATGGAGTTTATTCTGGAGTGTCCCCCTTTGAAGGGGGCAATGGGGGATGACCTACTGAGCTTCACAACAAGAAATGGACACTTCCAAACTCAGGAAGTCATCCCCCTGCTCACTCCGTTCGCTTCCCCCTTCAAAGGGGGACTTTCATCCTTTCCGACCCTGAGGGTCGGGGGATTAAACCACTTATGATTGAGCTTATTTAATCGTGTTTTCCATAAACATTAACCTTTGGACCATCCTAAAATCTGAATCCCACATGAAGTTCGGTGTGGAAGTTGTAGAATCTTGAGCGTGAGAGAATTAATTCAATAGGGCCCAGCAACGTAAGTGTCCCGAGACTTAATGAAAAAGAGAAATCAATGTCGTTTTGATTCAGATCGGTGTCCCAGTTATTTAAAAACCTCCCCCCAAACGCATCCAGACCTATAAACCAGTGATAAAACGGCTCAATCTGGATGCCGGTTGAAACCACCTGTGCATTTCTTGAAGAAAGCTGGTACCTGTCTGCACCACCGAAACGAAGAACATCCAGAAAGGGATCATGACGGTTTGGTGAAATCCAGTACCCCCAGGGCAGTTCACTGCCGGTAGAATAACCCAGCCAGATCGAATTTCGAAAAGTCAGCCCGCTGCTTATTGATGTATTGATCTGGTAGTTGAAACTTGTTGAAGAAAAATCAATGGGGCTGAAAATTACCTGATCACTTACAAAGCTTTGGAATTTTAACTTTCTTCCTCCTACCGGAAATGATTTACGATTCAGCTTATCTCTCATGTACCTGACAAAAAGCGCATGATAATCACGATCTGTTGAGCGTATCTGATCCTGATTGATCTGGTTACTCTGCTGGGTGAAACCTTTACGTACACCAAAAGCGATTAAATTATTTGTGCTGAAATAGTTTCCCCAGGAGAGTTCTCCCCTCAGAATCGTGTTATCGTGTCTCGACACAATATCATTGCCTGCATACCACTCAACCACTTCATTCTCAAATTCAAACGCGCTTAAAAATGCACTTCTGGAACCCATTATACTGAAATATGTGTGTTCCACTCTGAAGTTAAGTTGTTCACCTAACCTTGCTTCAAATTGCGTGAGTGATCCGCTATGAATTAAATTCTGAAAGCTTGCATTCAATAAAATCGAAGCTTTGGTTTTATTTTCATATCGTGCACCTAATCTGAACTTGTTTTCCAGGTCTTCAATGACCCTAATATGTAATACAAATTCGCCCCCAATATCTTCAACTCTGTAGTGAACATTTTTGATGAACGTAGAACTGTATAACTGGCTGATGCTCTCTTCAATGATATCAGGGTCAAGTTTTGATCCCGGAACGAAGCCCAAAAGATTTATTAACACAGCATCTTCATAGATTGTGTTTCCCTCAATTACGATCTGACTGATCAGCAGAGGTTCCGGTGGGCCTGCCCCGGGTCTGTAAGCCGGACTGGTATTCTGCATTTCGGCTATTTCCCTGAACGCTTCAAGATGTTGCTGACCGATATGACGCCCAATTTTAAGCAGTGTATCCGCTCTCCCGAAATCAGCAGCTGTAAAATCCTCCAGACCTGTAACCTCTACAAAATAGTCAGCCAGATCTTGCTGACGCTCCACATTTTCATTTATTCTGAACGAGACGGTTTGATTGAGAATTGATGTGAGGGAATTGAGCCTTGACCGGTCCTCCAGCTTTGAACCGACATATACTGCAATTGTATAATTTGCGCCCATATCAAGAGCATCCTGTACCGGTAAATTTCTTATTAAACCTCCATCAACATAAATTCTGTCTTCGATTTCAATGGGTGTAAATATGGATGGAATAGAGATACTTGCCCTCAAAGCGTCCGGTAAATAACCGCTTCTGAGGACTGCGTCATTACCGGTTTCAAGATCCGTTGCCACGGCAGTAAACGGAACCGGCAGATCATCAAAATCTCTGATATGCCCCATATTCCATGAAAGACGTGATAGTAGTGTGTAAATGTTCTGACCTGAAATCACTCCCGATGGCAAACTGATTCCCCTGCCACTGATTGGAATTGACAAAAGTGCCCTTTCGTCCGATAATTTTTCGTAGTTCGAAATATAGACCCGCCTTCTTCTGTCGAGAAACAGTTCATTGAAATTGTTTGACTCCACGATTTCCCTCAATTGCTCTGTAGTGTATCCCATAGCATAAAGCCCTCCAACAAGTGCCCCCATGCTTGTACCCGAAATGTAGTCAATACGGATCCCGGCTTCTTCAATGGCTTCAATTACGCCGATATGTGCGATTCCTTTCGCTCCCCCACCTGAGAGAACCAACCCAATTCTGAGAGAATCATTAATTGCTGACTGATTCGGGAAAGCATGTGTGTCGATATTATTTGCTATTAAAAAAAGTGTGCACATAAGAGAGCAGTAAAATGGTTTGTATAAACTCTCCAATCGATTCATGTCTTTTCTGATTATTCAGAGTATCTGAAATAGAGTTGTGCTAAACCCTGATTACTCAGGTTTCAAAAGTTTAAGAACTCATTCAGAATTACTATGGTTTGGTTAGCCGATGGAAAGGCACCTAAAATTGAACAACCAACAAGTAGTAATGCATCAAATAGTAGAAGCAAAGTAGACCTTCCCATGGCAATCTACAGTTATATTACAGTGATCTAATTACTGAAAAATATTTGGAAAAGAAGCTTTAAGAAATAAGGGAAAACCTGAATCATTAGTAGGTTTTTACCCTACATGAGAGAGGTAATAATTTAGCGATTTTAAGGGGTCAATTAGAACTCAATTTTATATCCCAGTGATGGAATAGGTAGCCTCATCTTGTCAACGATTACCTCCTTTGTCATAAAATCATAGAATGGATCTGAATAATCAGGTTGCAGTAAGGCATTTTTTACCATTAATGACCATACACCACTCCTGTTAGTTTTATTAATCCGATAGTTGATTGTAAAATCAACTCCTGTTGATGCGGGAAACTGACTGGCAAATGCTTTCGAGTTGTCGGGGATATACATTTGCGCTTCTATCGATTCGTCATAAAGAGCTGGTGTGTAGCGCAAACCACCCATATAGGTCAATTTTGTACTGAAACTTAGAATATTTTGGCCTCTTACCATCCATTCTTTTCCCACAAGCAGATTTGCAACATGACCTCTGTTGAAACGGGTATTGTATTCAATTCCATCACCGCCTACATACTTTGAATCAAAAATTGATGCTGTAACCAAGTAAAAATATCCATCTTTGAGAAATCGTTCTGCGGTTACATCAATTCCGTAATTAGTACCGGTACCTCTGCTTTCTAATGGTTGGTTGATTGCCCAGTTGGAAGTAAGATTTATTATAGAAAAAGAATGGTTTGGATAAACCGGGATATCCTGCAAAATCTGATAATATGGTTCTATAATAACTCGCATTACATCGCTCACTTTTCGGTTATATCCCAGAACGAAATGATGCGATTTCATAAAATCCAGATGTTTATTTGGTGTTTCAATAGTGCCGTTACGGGTAGTTTGTGAATAATAAGTGCGCAATTCTTCCATTTGGGCATGCAATCCGTAGGCGAAACTTAATTCGTCATTTGGTGAGACGTTCCATCGTATACCCGCACGAGGTTCAAATGTCATTTTGTCATTCACGTCGAGATACATGGAATGAAATCCAACGTTTGTTGACAGGTTTGGCAACAGGCTAAATCTAACCTGAGTAAAAGATTGCGTAGAGAATCCAGTACCACTGTTATATACAAATGTTGTCATCTCCTCAGGGTTATCTCTAAACGCCAATTGCATGTGATTGTCAAAAAATAACCTGTTCAGGGTTATTCCGGTTAGTGAACTAACCCTGCTGCTATGCCTGTGAAATATTGTGGATCTGGCTGAAAATTTCCCTTCTGTACTTCTGATATTATCAGTAGGAAGCAACCTTCTGTCAAAAGTATATTCTTCTTTGTCCATTCCATATCTCATTCCATCTGCGCTTAGTGTTGAGTGGATGAATGTATTGGTACCTATTGTGATTCGGTGTGAAAGTCCTATCGCTCCAAAACGATTGTAATAATCCTGACCCGTTCGATCATAATCGGTTTCCCATTTCAGTGTATCCGATTCAGCTGTTTTTGTATTTATGTCATGAGCACCCAGTCCCCAGAAAGAGAAAGTTCCCGCATTTTCTGTTGGGAAGTTCAGCATATAACTTACATCCTGAAATTTTGGTATGTTTGGAAAGTTCGTCAAAGTACCGATAAGCCCGAGGGTCGAATAACGGTAGTTGAACAGATAGGTTGATGATTTCTCTGCCACTATAGGCCCTTCAGCCGACAAATCCATCCCGATCAAACTAATTCCGGCTGTATATTCACGCCTTTCAGCATTTCCTGTCCGCATTTTTATATCAAACACACCTGAGCTGGCATTGCCGTATTCGGCGGGAAATGCACCTGTATAAAAATCAGAATTTTGTAACATCTGGTTACTTAAAACCGTGAAACCTCCACCTCCAATAAAATCGACATTGGGAAAATGAAAGGCTGCCGGAATATCAACCCCTTCAAATCGCCACAATACACCCCTGGGAGAGTTCCCTCTTATGATAATGGCATTGTTTGTTGTTTGAGTTGTGGTTACACCGGCAAAAGCTGATGCCAAACGTGCGGGATCATCTAATCCACCAGCATAACGGTTGGTTTCTTCAACACTAAACGTACGGGCACTCAATGTTGCCATCGTATTTAAAGGCCGGTCTTTGTTTGTATTGGCAGTGACTACTACTCCTTCCAGTTCCAGAGTAGTTCCCTGCAGTTCGATTGACAATACAACCTCTTTTCCTGATCCAACCAGTATTTCAGAAACTATAAATGGTTCATAACCAAAATAACTAACCTTAAAATTATGCCTGCCAACAGGTACCCTTTCCAAACGAAAAATTCCATCAGCGTTTGTAGCTGTTCCCATCAAAGGTTCACTGCCTTCTACCGTAATGGCTGCACCAATAAGAGGTGATTTCGAATTGGCATCTACGATTGTACCCCTTACCGTTTGTGTTAATGGACTTTGAGAGTGAACATAACACGATGTAAAAACCATCAGAGTAGCTAAAGTGAATATTCTTATTATCCCCATCACGTTCTCCAGTGAAATAACAGTTTATTATTACTGAATAATATTTGGGAAAAAAGTTTGGAGAAATAGGGTAAAACCCAAATTTTTAGTAAGATTTTATACTACACCAGTGACGTTATGCGATTGTAATCGGTAGAAGTTTTATTCAATTATTTGGTAAGCCGCTATCTTTTCATTTCTTATTCCCATTTGGACATCTATAACTATATTATTTCCGAATTATGGCCGATTGAGAATACTTCAACTATCAATACAACACATCGATTTTTATCTTTATAAATAAGACATTAATAATAGAACTCAGGTTATCATGAAACTGAATTCAGTTGATTCCTTTTACATATCTGATGTTCGGTTCAATGTATTTTTAATTCCTACTCCATCCAGAAAAGGTCCCGTTTTATCCACAAATAGGCGGTTGAGAAGAGGGCAAAAAATGCAAAAAACAGGAAAAAGAAAGTGCCTGTTGTAAACATCGTGTGGAAGTCCCTGACAAAAGTAACGGTCATTGAATAAAACCAAATGGAATTGGCCATAAGCGCAGCTGTCCAACCCCATGATTTCATCTTCCATAAACCAATTACACTTGCCAAAAGTAAAATATTCGACCAAATAGCATCGGCAACAGTAAATCCATGTACTATCCCTATATAGGCTCTTTCCCAATAGGAGTTCATACTATCGACAGAAGGAATCTTACCTGTCAGATGAAAGTATATCCAGATCCCTAATGTTGTAATCCATCCAATCGAATTTACAATAACGATGACGCTCACAAGTGGGGGCCGTACTACGGATATTTCACTGTTTTTATTATTCATCCATGTTCTATTTATGAATGATCAGTTATGGTTCTATCAATCAAAATTTGAGCATTCAACTCTCCCGAAAGCTCAATAAACATTATGGCGAATCCATTATTCAGACTTCTTAAGAAGTGTTTTCCATCGCCTCTGACGATGGCGATAAAACAGATGTGCAAAAACGAAAATGACCGGAGTCAGAATTCCGGCTTTAATCTCAATTTCATCCGTGTATTGAACTTTTCTATCACCGGACTGATGAAATGTTATCGTATGGTTCCATACGCGTGCTAGCCTGCCCTTTTCCCTACTCTCTATTCTGTTACTTCGCTTGTCAACTTTTACTAACCGGATACAATGCCTGCCCAGTGGAATGAGTCCGAACAGAAAGAGCTTCAGATGATAGTCCCGGTTTATTTTCCAGGATTCGTTAAACGCATCACTCTCAGTGGGAATGAATTTTAACACCGGAGATGATACAAACTCCAAGGACTTCGGCTTTTCAATTTTTTTCCATAATTCAGCTTCACTACACGTGAAATGTGTCGAAATGCGTGCTATCATTTTTTTCATTTTATGATCTTTGCGCCATATTTAGATTCTGATCATCCGAGAGGATTATAGTTCATGATTCATACCATTACCTCAATTAATCCACGTTACAAGAGGAATTAACCCGTAGCTGAATAGTATGATCAATAAAATTATCCAGGCACCATAAGTCCCATATATTATCCAACGTCCCTTCAGTGAGAAGAGAGTAGAATTCCTAAACGTGCTGATCAATCCCAGAAGAATCATAATGGGCAATAGGCCACTGCTTATGGCTATAAGTCCCGTAGTAGCATTCATAGACGCAATAACATGAAGATCCTGAAGCTGCATGGATAGGTACATTGTTATCAACAGTACAAATCCTGCGAGAACCTGATAGATAAATGCCCCGGTATGCAAAAACCCTCTCTCTTTTCTGCGTATCAGTTTATAAGAATATATGCCGATTGAACCGATTAAAGCGACAAAAATCCACAGTAAACTGACTGCAAAAAGTATCGTTTTCCACATGACCTGCAAAAAGCCACCGCGTTCATAATACCAATCCAGCCCGCGATGACTTGATGAGAGTACGGTTTTATCACCATATTTTCCCAGCCACATCGACGGCAACGGTTCATCAACTAACCGGAAATAATTATCGCCTTCGTGAGAAATCGTTTTACTAATCCCGGTCAGAGTTGAAAGCCTGAGAGTATCACCATCCAGGTAAATCTTCATCGGATTGAATAGTTCATCAACGATCTTCAACAACTCAATTCGATAACTTCCTTTTGTGTACCAGCCGGTAAGCTCTTCAGGAAATTCATAGAGTTGATAGGGAGGCAATGATTCCTTATCAGGTAATAAGTAGTCATAAAAAAGGGTGTTGATCTCCCTGTAGGCGTCCATCGACATGTGCGTCAGTGTGTAATAGAATCCGACACCTGCTTCTTCAAAATAATTGTAGTTGGAAAAGTAATGATCAAGCCCTCCCGTGTGTCCCAGCCCACGGTTCCCGTTGGCAAAAATCGTAATTTTACCGAGGCCGTACCCCACCATTCGCTCGTCGGCACCGATTATGCTTAATGGTCGTTCCATTTTCCTGAACAGCTCTTCACTGATGAGAGGTTCACCATTTATGACCGTTTTATTGAGCATCCACTGCACAAATTTTCCCATATCCTCCGGTGTGGTGTGCAGATATCCTGCAGGATGTTCCATAAGCGGGAACGGAGTCTGAAGATTCCCGTTTCCATCATAAGAGTAGGCCAGATGTGCATGGTCACGGCCCCGGAAGTCGCTGTTCACCATTCCCACCGGATCCAGAATGATCTGGTTAAGATAATCTTCATACGGCATTCCGGTTGTTTTCTCAATAATAAGTCCGAGCAGGGTGTATCCGCAGTTTGAATAAGCGTGACGCGTTCCCGGTTCCCAGCGGGATATCCAGTATTCAGGGTGCCGTTGCACAATTTCGTCCAGCGGCGGGATATAGGTATCAACATCCACTGCATATTCTTTCAGATAGATATCCCTGAATCCGGCGGTATGTTCGAGAAGGTGCTTAAGCAGAACAGGTGATTGGG contains these protein-coding regions:
- a CDS encoding BamA/TamA family outer membrane protein; protein product: MGNPERFSRLINKNKVRNDWRLTMRVMICSISLLSLANVFFPISSSAQDRFSEPDSLYKNKILFLPALGSTPETGFMFGAVVVPQFKLSGSGTDTRSSSLLFSGIYTTKKQILLGLLSDINFPGDRWVLNGNYFANYFPDSYWGIGPNTRNSDESTILFTEINLEQTVLKKVSPGLFTGPFVRWSKVYNLTFEDQEGNEIPAPDVQGADGHTSSGVGWMGRWDLRNSNMTPTENHYVQFSFLVNSSFLGSTAPHTSYLLDARKYVDLNQNGRSVLAFQGLYRTVSGNPPVLGMSELGGDRIGRGYHRGRYRDYNAAQFQSELRQAVKGRFGFTVFGALGEVWHRYEDFNLSTPKWSAGAGLRFNINKHDPTNIRIDYGIGRGTSGFYIQFGEAF
- a CDS encoding alpha/beta fold hydrolase, producing MAKVILWWITGICVILILWIFVAYLMSMNRAYERISGKSSVISSPFGNIEYMEGGNVSGDPVLVVHGAGGGFDQGELIAETVLDDQFRWIIPSRFGYLGSSLPENATWDDQADAYAYLLDHLEVEKAAVVAMSQGGPSALLFAVNYPERVSSLTCISCGVAASESEFQAGANKKGNALKVIFTYNFPYWAISKLFKKQFMGILGVDEEVVAGLTPGQFEMVEYFIDSMNPAAPRSTGAAFDNEATLPGGRIASIKAPTLIIHAKDDLLQLYHNAEFTASAIAGSMLMSYESGGHILMAVEQEAIRPAVYNHIIAPEESMNISIE
- a CDS encoding alpha/beta fold hydrolase; this encodes MNHFLFIIAVSFMITGCFARTSDINEPNAISDLIAIEIGGMDQWIMIRGEDRSNPILLWLHGGPGAAQMPVHRAFNRDLEKEFVVVHWDQRGAGKSNHRGFDENSMSLNRFIEDTHELTAYLKERFDQEKIFLLGHSWGTQLGILTVQRYPDDYLGFISVAQVVHPQRAEEISYEWLSKQVEERGSSRQMRKFDDLGPPLYDEHDRYVTFAKMKDAFGGSMDVGMGRLAWISFGAIEYTIGDYVKWLRGANRGSGPMWQELRDFDLFRDVPSIGVPVWFIVGENDYNTPAKLVEEFYQFVDAPEGKTLFVFEGAAHAPFMGDPERFNREVIRIKQSVFNGEEK
- a CDS encoding patatin-like phospholipase family protein gives rise to the protein MCTLFLIANNIDTHAFPNQSAINDSLRIGLVLSGGGAKGIAHIGVIEAIEEAGIRIDYISGTSMGALVGGLYAMGYTTEQLREIVESNNFNELFLDRRRRVYISNYEKLSDERALLSIPISGRGISLPSGVISGQNIYTLLSRLSWNMGHIRDFDDLPVPFTAVATDLETGNDAVLRSGYLPDALRASISIPSIFTPIEIEDRIYVDGGLIRNLPVQDALDMGANYTIAVYVGSKLEDRSRLNSLTSILNQTVSFRINENVERQQDLADYFVEVTGLEDFTAADFGRADTLLKIGRHIGQQHLEAFREIAEMQNTSPAYRPGAGPPEPLLISQIVIEGNTIYEDAVLINLLGFVPGSKLDPDIIEESISQLYSSTFIKNVHYRVEDIGGEFVLHIRVIEDLENKFRLGARYENKTKASILLNASFQNLIHSGSLTQFEARLGEQLNFRVEHTYFSIMGSRSAFLSAFEFENEVVEWYAGNDIVSRHDNTILRGELSWGNYFSTNNLIAFGVRKGFTQQSNQINQDQIRSTDRDYHALFVRYMRDKLNRKSFPVGGRKLKFQSFVSDQVIFSPIDFSSTSFNYQINTSISSGLTFRNSIWLGYSTGSELPWGYWISPNRHDPFLDVLRFGGADRYQLSSRNAQVVSTGIQIEPFYHWFIGLDAFGGRFLNNWDTDLNQNDIDFSFSLSLGTLTLLGPIELILSRSRFYNFHTELHVGFRF
- a CDS encoding serine hydrolase; this encodes MNNQFIHFFILFPVVLIVEIEQISAQVSEQELIRIEAKLDSISTAYNIPSIGYSVVTSDGILKSGAVGFANVEMELPAGPQTVYRVGSVTKSFIALGILSLVEEALLSLDDPLSELVPELDIKNRWESQSPVLLKHLLEHTAGFRDIYLKEYAVDVDTYIPPLDEIVQRHPEYWISRWEPGTRHAYSNCGYTLLGLIIEKTTGMPYEDYLNQIILDPVGMVNSDFRGRDHAHLAYSYDGNGNLQTPFPLMEHPAGYLHTTPEDMGKFVQWMLNKTVINGEPLISEELFRKMERPLSIIGADERMVGYGLGKITIFANGNRGLGHTGGLDHYFSNYNYFEEAGVGFYYTLTHMSMDAYREINTLFYDYLLPDKESLPPYQLYEFPEELTGWYTKGSYRIELLKIVDELFNPMKIYLDGDTLRLSTLTGISKTISHEGDNYFRLVDEPLPSMWLGKYGDKTVLSSSHRGLDWYYERGGFLQVMWKTILFAVSLLWIFVALIGSIGIYSYKLIRRKERGFLHTGAFIYQVLAGFVLLITMYLSMQLQDLHVIASMNATTGLIAISSGLLPIMILLGLISTFRNSTLFSLKGRWIIYGTYGAWIILLIILFSYGLIPLVTWIN